A part of Paraliobacillus zengyii genomic DNA contains:
- a CDS encoding DUF554 domain-containing protein has product MPVGPIVNALAVFLGGLLGAFLGNKIPERLRVALPLTFGAASMGMGVSLIIKVNLLPAVVLALVIGSAIGELIMLEKGIEWCAKKIKGPIEKIFSSKNTMDPKEFMEKFVGILVLFCASGTGIFGALTEGMTGDASILFSKSFLDFFTAAIFAAALGYIVMTIAVPQIIILLGLFFSAGFILPMVNDLLIADFSAVGGIIMLVTGLRIAGIKSFPVANMLPGLLIVMPIASIWAHFF; this is encoded by the coding sequence ATGCCCGTCGGACCGATAGTAAATGCATTAGCCGTATTTTTAGGAGGACTTCTTGGAGCTTTTCTAGGCAATAAAATTCCTGAACGACTTCGAGTTGCCTTGCCTTTAACTTTTGGAGCAGCTTCCATGGGGATGGGGGTTAGTCTGATAATTAAAGTGAACCTACTACCAGCCGTTGTATTAGCTTTAGTAATAGGTAGTGCTATTGGAGAACTAATTATGCTTGAAAAAGGGATCGAATGGTGTGCCAAAAAGATAAAAGGTCCAATCGAAAAAATATTTTCAAGCAAAAATACGATGGATCCAAAAGAATTTATGGAGAAATTCGTTGGAATACTTGTATTATTTTGTGCCAGTGGAACAGGTATATTTGGGGCATTAACTGAAGGAATGACAGGAGATGCTTCTATCTTATTTTCGAAATCATTTCTTGACTTCTTTACAGCTGCTATTTTTGCTGCAGCTTTAGGTTATATCGTTATGACTATTGCTGTGCCCCAAATAATTATCTTGCTAGGATTATTTTTTAGTGCTGGATTCATTTTACCAATGGTTAATGACTTGTTAATTGCAGATTTTTCTGCAGTTGGTGGAATTATTATGTTAGTAACTGGTTTGAGAATTGCAGGGATTAAATCTTTCCCAGTTGCAAATATGCTCCCAGGTCTATTGATTGTCATGCCTATCGCTTCCATTTGGGCACATTTTTTTTAA
- a CDS encoding UbiD family decarboxylase, whose protein sequence is MAINEHEKKQVYDLRSAIDLLKTVPGQLIETNKAVDPHAEISGVYRYVGAGGTVTRPTQTGPAMIFNNVKGHEDANVIIGLLASRERVGLLLNEEPERLGYLLNEAVQHPIQPVTISNEDAKCQEVVHYANEPGFDIRKLIPAPTNTEEDAGPYITIGMCYASDTETGESDVTIHRLCLQSKDEISMFFTPGARHLGTFREKAEKLGKPLPISISIGVDPAIEIGACFEPPTTPLGFNELGVAGAIRKRAVELVQCLTINENAIANAEYVIEGELIPNCYVREDQNTNTGKAMPEFPGYTGEANPKVPLIKVTAVTHRKNPIMQTVIGPSEEHVSMAGIPTEASILQMVETAMPGRLLNVYAHSAGGGKYMAVLQFKKSQPSDEGRQRQAALLAFSAFSELKHVFLVDEDVDPFDSNDVLWAMTTRYQGDIDTITIPGVRCHPLDPTESPEYSPFISDKGVSCKTIFDCTVPYHLKDKFKRAKFKEMDAKLFAPSLF, encoded by the coding sequence ATGGCGATAAATGAGCATGAGAAAAAACAAGTATATGATTTACGATCTGCTATTGATTTACTTAAAACAGTTCCTGGTCAACTAATCGAAACCAATAAAGCTGTAGATCCACATGCAGAAATATCAGGTGTTTATCGATATGTAGGTGCAGGCGGAACAGTGACGCGTCCAACACAAACTGGTCCTGCCATGATTTTCAATAATGTAAAAGGGCATGAAGACGCAAATGTAATTATTGGCCTATTAGCAAGTCGTGAAAGAGTGGGATTACTGCTAAATGAAGAGCCAGAACGTCTTGGCTATCTATTAAATGAAGCTGTTCAGCATCCTATTCAACCAGTAACTATCTCAAACGAAGATGCGAAATGCCAAGAGGTAGTTCATTATGCTAATGAACCCGGTTTTGATATTCGCAAGTTAATTCCTGCACCAACTAATACTGAAGAAGATGCGGGACCATATATCACAATCGGTATGTGCTATGCGTCTGATACAGAAACAGGTGAATCAGATGTAACCATTCATCGTTTGTGTTTACAAAGCAAAGATGAAATTTCTATGTTCTTTACTCCTGGTGCACGCCACTTAGGCACCTTTCGTGAAAAGGCGGAAAAACTTGGTAAACCCCTGCCAATATCGATCAGTATTGGTGTAGATCCAGCTATTGAGATTGGCGCATGTTTTGAGCCACCAACTACACCACTTGGTTTTAATGAATTAGGAGTTGCGGGTGCTATTAGAAAGCGTGCAGTTGAACTTGTTCAATGTTTAACAATTAACGAAAATGCAATTGCTAATGCAGAATATGTTATAGAGGGAGAATTAATACCTAATTGCTATGTTCGTGAAGACCAAAATACAAACACCGGTAAAGCAATGCCAGAGTTTCCTGGGTATACAGGTGAAGCTAATCCGAAAGTGCCATTAATTAAAGTAACAGCTGTTACACATCGTAAAAATCCAATTATGCAAACCGTAATTGGACCAAGTGAAGAGCATGTTAGTATGGCAGGTATTCCTACAGAAGCAAGTATTCTTCAAATGGTTGAAACTGCCATGCCAGGAAGACTACTCAATGTATATGCTCATTCTGCTGGTGGTGGTAAATACATGGCAGTCCTGCAATTCAAGAAAAGTCAGCCGAGTGATGAAGGAAGACAAAGACAAGCAGCTCTGCTTGCTTTCTCTGCTTTTAGTGAATTAAAACATGTCTTTCTTGTTGATGAAGATGTTGACCCATTTGATAGTAACGACGTCTTATGGGCCATGACTACACGTTACCAAGGTGATATAGATACTATTACAATTCCTGGTGTACGTTGTCACCCACTTGATCCAACAGAATCCCCGGAATATAGTCCATTTATTAGTGACAAAGGGGTTTCATGTAAAACTATTTTTGATTGCACGGTGCCTTATCACCTTAAGGATAAATTTAAACGAGCAAAGTTTAAAGAAATGGATGCCAAACTTTTTGCTCCATCATTATTTTAA
- a CDS encoding beta-glucoside-specific PTS transporter subunit IIABC: protein MDYKQIATEVLKHVGGRENISHFEHCSTRLRFSLHDNSKANVEKLQQISGVLAVKMTAQCQVVIGNEVVEVYNEVNKLLGGTPTGTGSEESADKPKQKQKFGSMFLDFLIGVFQPLIPAIAGGGVLKSLLLLLAVIGIMDKETQTYQILNMIGDAPLYFLPLLVAVTTANKLKVNSLVALSAVSALLLPSMSTMLGEGAQLLGFGLQNIAYAYQVFPAILTVLLYAQLEKLVTKISPKSIRIFFVPMVALVITVPISLLILGPIGFTLGEGLTYIILTMFDYVGWVAVAILAAVLPFMVATGMHKAMVPYAVSAYSAAGKEVLYLPASLAHNIAESGACFAVALRTKDKALKSTAISAGISALFGITEPALYGVTIQNKKVLYSVMIGSFVGGAFIGIMGIEAFVLVGPGLASMSMFISDELPSNLLYASFGLVISFAVAFTAAFLLGKDKTNQDEKEEFKDMIDSEEEFKSPVTGKMIPLAEVKDEVFSTKIMGEGFAVIPSKGELVAPVDGTIKMIFDTHHALGMETKNGVELLFHVGLDTVQLGGEYFESQVKVGDEVKAGDLLLKFDVDKIVEEGYDPVTVGVVTNKDKYNINVMNQKDHVNHSDTLMVVTMLGE from the coding sequence ATGGACTACAAACAAATTGCTACAGAAGTTCTAAAGCATGTCGGTGGAAGAGAAAATATTTCACACTTCGAACATTGTTCCACAAGATTAAGGTTTTCCTTACATGATAATAGCAAAGCTAACGTGGAGAAACTACAACAAATCTCTGGGGTTTTAGCAGTAAAAATGACGGCTCAATGTCAAGTCGTCATCGGAAATGAAGTAGTGGAAGTTTATAATGAAGTGAATAAATTATTGGGTGGTACTCCTACAGGCACAGGAAGCGAAGAATCCGCTGATAAACCAAAACAAAAGCAAAAGTTTGGCAGTATGTTCCTTGATTTCTTAATCGGTGTTTTCCAACCGCTAATTCCAGCAATCGCTGGGGGCGGGGTATTAAAGTCATTATTATTATTACTGGCTGTTATTGGTATAATGGATAAGGAAACTCAAACGTATCAAATCTTAAACATGATTGGGGATGCCCCGCTATACTTCTTGCCATTACTAGTGGCCGTTACTACAGCTAATAAATTAAAGGTAAACTCGTTAGTTGCCTTGTCAGCAGTTAGTGCATTGTTACTTCCTAGTATGTCTACAATGCTTGGTGAAGGAGCTCAATTGTTAGGCTTTGGATTACAAAATATTGCTTATGCGTATCAAGTATTTCCAGCAATTTTAACAGTACTTTTATATGCACAGTTAGAAAAGCTAGTTACTAAAATTTCACCAAAATCCATTCGTATTTTCTTTGTACCAATGGTGGCATTAGTAATTACAGTGCCAATTTCGTTACTTATTTTAGGACCAATTGGTTTTACGCTAGGTGAAGGTTTAACTTATATTATTTTAACGATGTTTGACTATGTAGGATGGGTTGCCGTGGCGATCTTAGCAGCTGTACTTCCGTTCATGGTTGCAACAGGAATGCATAAAGCGATGGTTCCTTATGCTGTTTCTGCATACTCAGCCGCTGGAAAAGAAGTCCTTTATTTACCAGCTTCTCTAGCACATAATATTGCAGAAAGTGGCGCGTGTTTTGCAGTTGCTTTACGTACTAAGGACAAAGCTTTAAAGTCTACTGCGATTTCTGCTGGTATTTCAGCTCTTTTTGGAATTACAGAACCTGCCTTATACGGGGTAACAATACAAAATAAAAAAGTGTTGTATAGTGTTATGATTGGATCATTTGTTGGTGGTGCATTTATCGGTATTATGGGTATAGAAGCATTTGTACTTGTAGGTCCTGGTTTAGCAAGTATGTCTATGTTTATTTCTGATGAATTACCAAGTAACCTTCTCTATGCCAGTTTTGGATTAGTCATTTCATTTGCGGTAGCATTCACAGCAGCATTTTTACTTGGAAAAGATAAGACTAACCAAGATGAAAAAGAAGAATTTAAGGACATGATAGATTCAGAAGAAGAATTCAAAAGTCCTGTGACAGGGAAAATGATTCCATTAGCTGAAGTGAAAGATGAAGTTTTTTCTACAAAGATTATGGGGGAAGGATTCGCTGTTATTCCGTCCAAAGGTGAATTGGTTGCTCCAGTCGATGGTACCATTAAAATGATTTTTGATACACACCACGCCCTTGGCATGGAAACAAAAAATGGTGTAGAGTTATTGTTTCATGTTGGTCTTGACACAGTTCAACTTGGAGGGGAATATTTCGAATCTCAAGTAAAAGTTGGCGATGAAGTTAAGGCTGGAGATTTATTATTGAAATTTGATGTAGATAAGATTGTAGAAGAAGGTTATGACCCTGTAACTGTCGGGGTTGTTACTAATAAAGACAAATATAATATTAATGTTATGAACCAAAAAGATCATGTCAATCACAGCGATACATTAATGGTTGTAACAATGTTAGGAGAGTAA
- a CDS encoding glycoside hydrolase family 1 protein yields MMTKTGFQKNFLWGGAIAANQVEGAWNVDGKGLSVADMATYKSNLRVDDYEGHVGITSATIEKARKDPSDKIYPKRRGIDFYHRYKEDLALFAEMGFKVLRVSIAWSRIFPTGEEREPNEKGLQFYENLFTEMKRLNIEPIVTLSHYEMPLELSLKYNGWVERKIIDDFVRFSNVCFHRYKDLVKYWLTFNEIDSINRHPFTTAGIIPDRCPEGKEDETVYQALHHQFVASALVTADCHRIIDGSEVGCMLTKLTTYPNTCNPNDVELSLKKNLHNYFYSDVQVFGEYPVMIERMFERNNINIKMEPGDREILKNNTVDFISFSYYMSLTESAQEDMEKSAGNTVMGVKNPYLPSTEWGWQIDPVGLKISLIELYDRYKKPLIIVENGMGAVDKVEEDGSIHDDYRITYFKEHFKQMKEAVEEGVELFGYTSWGAIDLISAGTSQMTKRYGFIYVDQDDEGNGTLERSRKDSFYWYKKVIESNGEDLD; encoded by the coding sequence ATTATGACAAAAACAGGATTTCAGAAGAATTTTTTATGGGGCGGTGCTATAGCCGCCAACCAGGTAGAAGGCGCGTGGAATGTTGACGGTAAAGGTTTATCTGTTGCAGATATGGCGACGTATAAATCTAACTTAAGAGTAGATGACTACGAAGGCCATGTCGGTATAACGTCTGCAACAATTGAAAAGGCTAGAAAAGACCCAAGTGATAAAATTTATCCGAAGCGTCGTGGGATTGATTTTTACCACCGTTATAAAGAGGATCTTGCACTATTTGCGGAAATGGGATTCAAAGTATTACGTGTATCGATTGCTTGGAGTCGAATTTTTCCAACAGGTGAAGAACGAGAGCCTAATGAAAAAGGGTTACAGTTTTATGAGAATCTGTTTACAGAAATGAAGCGACTTAATATTGAGCCGATTGTCACACTTTCCCATTATGAAATGCCATTAGAATTAAGCTTGAAATATAATGGGTGGGTAGAAAGAAAAATTATTGATGATTTCGTAAGATTTAGTAATGTTTGTTTCCATCGATATAAAGACTTAGTAAAATACTGGCTAACATTTAACGAAATTGATAGTATCAATCGACACCCGTTTACGACTGCTGGAATTATCCCAGATCGTTGTCCGGAAGGTAAGGAAGATGAAACAGTTTATCAGGCGCTACATCACCAGTTTGTCGCATCTGCTTTAGTTACAGCGGATTGCCATAGAATCATTGACGGAAGCGAAGTAGGTTGTATGTTAACAAAACTGACAACTTATCCAAATACATGTAATCCAAATGATGTGGAATTATCACTTAAGAAAAACCTTCATAACTATTTCTATTCCGATGTTCAAGTTTTTGGTGAATATCCTGTTATGATTGAGAGAATGTTTGAGCGTAACAATATCAACATTAAAATGGAGCCAGGTGATAGAGAAATACTGAAGAATAATACAGTAGATTTTATTTCGTTCAGTTATTATATGTCATTAACAGAGTCAGCACAGGAAGATATGGAGAAGTCAGCAGGAAATACTGTTATGGGCGTAAAAAACCCTTATTTACCTTCTACTGAATGGGGTTGGCAAATTGACCCGGTTGGACTTAAAATCTCATTAATAGAGTTGTATGATCGGTACAAAAAACCTTTAATCATCGTTGAAAATGGGATGGGAGCAGTCGATAAAGTAGAAGAGGATGGATCTATCCATGATGACTACAGAATCACATACTTCAAAGAGCATTTTAAACAAATGAAAGAAGCTGTTGAAGAAGGTGTTGAATTGTTCGGATATACTAGCTGGGGAGCAATTGACTTAATTAGTGCAGGGACATCTCAAATGACAAAGCGCTATGGATTTATTTATGTTGACCAGGATGATGAAGGAAATGGGACACTAGAACGCAGTCGCAAAGATTCTTTTTATTGGTATAAAAAGGTGATAGAAAGTAACGGGGAAGATTTGGATTAA
- a CDS encoding BglG family transcription antiterminator yields MNKIKKVLNTSVVLVENEDKQEFILFGKGIGFGQKVGNIIVERQADQTFMPIDNTKAKEFLSLLDSIQPVYMDLTQKIVNQAEKELNTKLNSGIFFTLMDHLNFAVERFKKNINITNRVFWEIKSYYPNEFEVGMFAVELVNQEFVIELPQEEAANIAFHLINAQGGGKETKDSMKHAKMIGSIVNLVRYTLSINMDKENIHYTRFITHVKFFVERYFADILLDKDDVLFEQIANLYPDAMDGAFKIKDYINQVYGKSIPNDELTYLAVHIHRLISYNQLN; encoded by the coding sequence ATGAATAAGATAAAAAAAGTTCTCAATACAAGTGTTGTATTAGTCGAGAATGAAGACAAACAAGAATTTATTCTTTTTGGTAAAGGGATTGGCTTCGGGCAAAAAGTTGGTAATATCATCGTGGAACGTCAAGCTGATCAAACTTTCATGCCAATAGATAATACAAAAGCAAAAGAATTTTTAAGTTTGTTGGATTCAATCCAACCAGTATATATGGACTTAACACAGAAAATTGTTAACCAAGCTGAAAAGGAACTTAATACGAAGCTTAATTCTGGAATCTTTTTCACCTTAATGGATCATTTGAATTTTGCAGTGGAAAGGTTTAAAAAAAATATCAATATTACAAACCGTGTTTTCTGGGAAATAAAAAGCTACTATCCAAATGAATTTGAGGTAGGTATGTTCGCTGTAGAATTAGTGAATCAGGAGTTTGTTATAGAGTTACCACAAGAGGAAGCAGCGAATATTGCATTTCATTTAATCAACGCGCAAGGTGGCGGAAAAGAAACCAAAGATAGCATGAAGCATGCGAAAATGATTGGAAGTATTGTGAACTTAGTCCGTTACACGCTAAGTATCAATATGGATAAGGAGAATATTCATTATACCCGTTTCATTACACATGTGAAATTCTTTGTTGAACGTTACTTTGCAGATATATTGCTTGATAAGGATGACGTCTTGTTCGAGCAAATTGCCAATCTATATCCAGATGCGATGGATGGTGCTTTCAAAATAAAAGATTACATTAATCAAGTATACGGTAAAAGTATTCCGAATGACGAACTCACTTATCTTGCCGTTCATATTCATCGATTGATTTCTTATAATCAACTTAACTAA
- a CDS encoding iron-containing alcohol dehydrogenase family protein, whose product MRPEEIVRSGPNQYICREEVLKDLSYFINDYRSPVVVTGYKSYAAFQKYANLPSHVEVYQHNGYSSDESIRDISQFASQADIIIGIGGGIILDTAKSVADKLGIEIITIPTVVGTCAAATPLSVIYDDNGAFVRVDYHASTIHLTLVDPLFLLSSPIDYFKSGIGDSLAKWYEAEAIIRNDKNGDLSIMVKVGLEHASYIKDILLEDSIAAIENMDARVITTSFIKVVEAVIPLAGTVGGFGGHYGRMSGAHAVHNGLSFIDETHSILHGQKVAYGILVQLLLENRTEEVKDLLPFYKSLGLPVYMEDLNIMKEQNQAMKTVASHAIKPEETLRLVGSFHENDVIEAMEKLENI is encoded by the coding sequence ATAAGACCTGAAGAGATTGTAAGAAGTGGACCAAATCAGTATATTTGTAGGGAAGAAGTCCTCAAAGACCTTTCGTATTTTATTAATGACTATCGTTCACCAGTAGTCGTTACTGGATATAAATCATACGCAGCTTTTCAAAAGTATGCTAACTTACCATCACATGTTGAAGTATATCAACATAATGGATACAGTTCTGATGAATCAATAAGAGATATTTCCCAATTTGCTAGTCAAGCTGATATCATTATCGGGATTGGTGGAGGAATAATTCTTGATACTGCCAAGTCCGTAGCAGACAAGTTAGGGATTGAAATCATTACTATTCCAACGGTGGTAGGAACTTGCGCTGCTGCCACGCCATTAAGTGTTATCTACGACGATAATGGGGCTTTTGTTCGGGTAGATTACCATGCCAGCACGATTCACCTAACTCTAGTAGATCCTCTCTTTCTACTATCCAGCCCTATTGATTATTTCAAGAGTGGAATTGGTGATTCCTTGGCTAAATGGTATGAAGCAGAAGCAATTATTCGAAACGACAAGAACGGGGATCTTTCCATCATGGTAAAAGTGGGATTAGAACATGCCTCCTATATCAAAGACATTTTATTGGAAGATAGCATTGCGGCAATCGAAAATATGGACGCAAGGGTTATTACCACATCCTTTATCAAGGTGGTAGAAGCAGTAATACCTCTAGCAGGAACTGTAGGAGGGTTTGGTGGACACTATGGTAGAATGTCTGGAGCACATGCTGTTCATAATGGTTTAAGCTTTATTGATGAAACACACAGCATACTCCATGGACAAAAGGTTGCTTATGGGATTTTAGTTCAGCTTCTTTTAGAAAATAGAACAGAAGAAGTAAAAGATCTACTTCCATTTTATAAAAGTCTAGGTCTTCCCGTGTATATGGAAGACTTAAACATTATGAAAGAACAAAATCAAGCAATGAAAACAGTTGCATCACATGCTATTAAACCAGAAGAAACGTTACGATTAGTCGGTAGCTTTCACGAAAACGATGTGATCGAGGCAATGGAAAAATTAGAGAATATATAA